A section of the Hemibagrus wyckioides isolate EC202008001 linkage group LG04, SWU_Hwy_1.0, whole genome shotgun sequence genome encodes:
- the bcl2l10 gene encoding bcl-2-like protein 10 — protein sequence MSCWLRNETLTLAKDYIDFCIGIQRTPPSESANAMRRLGKELELQHRSKFLSLAQSFLSTCGSTPEPSACLCRVMTMLVEDGKLNWGRIVSLFAFTGVVANEMFSREEDVESCRRLAETIADYLGGEKSEWLLENGGWDGFCQFFHSSSQVPQESSMKTALFAAAGVGIAGLTFLLVR from the exons ATGTCCTGTTGGTTAAGAAATGAGACTCTGACGCTGGCTAAGGATTACATCGACTTCTGCATCGGGATCCAGCGGACTCCTCCCAGCGAGTCGGCCAACGCCATGCGCCGTTTGGGGAAAGAGCTGGAGCTTCAGCACAGGTCCAAGTTCCTGTCTCTCGCACAGAGTTTCCTGTCGACATGCGGCTCGACCCCGGAGCCGAGCGCCTGCTTGTGCAGGGTCATGACCATGCTGGTGGAAGACGGAAAGCTGAACTGGGGGAGGATCGTCTCTCTGTTCGCCTTCACGGGAGTCGTCGCCAACGAGATGTTCTCCAGAGAAGAAGACGTGGAGAGCTGCAGGAGACTGGCAGAGACCATCGCCGACTACCTGGGGGGGGAGAAGAGTGAATGGCTGCTGGAGAACGGAGGCTGG GACGGTTTTTGCCAGTTCTTCCACAGCTCGTCTCAGGTGCCTCAGGAGTCCTCCATGAAGACGGCTCTGTTTGCAGCAGCGGGTGTAGGAATAGCTGGACTCACCTTCCTCCTGGTGCGCTGA